The Methanomassiliicoccus sp. genomic sequence GCAGGCATCATCGAAGGCTCCGGTGATGGAGACCCCCGCGTCGATCGCCGCCCGGGTGCCGATGCGAACCGCCTCGACCAGATCCATCTCCTCGTTCAACGCGTCGAGGGTGGCTAGAATCACGGCGTTGGCCGCTGCCGAGCTGCTCTTGAGCCCCCTGGACACCGGGATCTGCGAGGTCGTTCTTACTTCGGCATGGTAGCGTTTCCCTCCGCCCACGCGGTCGAGGACCCCCTGGACGCATCTCTCCACCAGGCCGGTGCCCTCATCAGGGAGGCCTTCCATAACGACCCTGATACCGTCCCCCTCGGTCAGCTCCACCGTGGCCTCGGTCCTCAGGTCGAGGCCGAACGCAGCCCCTTTACCGTTCGCTATGGCGTTGACTATGGTGGCGGCGCCATGGCTCGCTCCAATGCCCTTCATCGTCATCCAGTCCTCGCGCCCTCGGCCATGACCTCATAGGGAGGCCGCTGTCCGGTCCAGGCCTCGAAAGCATCCATGGCTTGATAGATTAACATTTCCATTCCCGAAAGCGTCTTCGCACCGCGGCCGCCAGCCTCGGCAAGGAAGCGGGTGACCAACGGGTTGTACACGAGGTCCACCGCCCACTGTCCCGGCCGGAAGACCGAGGGGTCGACGGGCAGCTCGTCGGGGAATCCTTTCATTCCCAAGGGGGTGCAGTTTATCACCATGTCGAACCCGACAGAGGTAACCTCTCCGTGCCCGGCCGCCCGGCCCAGGAACCTCTTCGCCAGCTCTTGGGCCCGGGAGGCAGTGCGATCCGTGACCCAGATGCGCGCTCCCCTTCTCTCGAGGACGGCGCAGCAGGCCCTGGCCGCGCCC encodes the following:
- a CDS encoding shikimate kinase, which translates into the protein MTMKGIGASHGAATIVNAIANGKGAAFGLDLRTEATVELTEGDGIRVVMEGLPDEGTGLVERCVQGVLDRVGGGKRYHAEVRTTSQIPVSRGLKSSSAAANAVILATLDALNEEMDLVEAVRIGTRAAIDAGVSITGAFDDACACAMGGVVLTDNRSEEVLFHGSMPDYFRVLIHVPEFKVRKASLPRERIAAIKGLADLAFEVAHEGDYFRALTLNGMCYSTALGLDQEVAVKALMNGALAAGLTGTGPALVMLVVEDKVREFRAAMGGLQFIEARVRNPEAGE